Sequence from the Methanosarcina siciliae T4/M genome:
AGCAGGAACTCATCCCCAAAGCGGCCCATATTGGATGGAGGGTAACGCCAGCCGTTGACAAACTTTGCCCAGACTCCACTCATGAACTGCTGCCTGAGCAGCGACATGCCAACTCCCAGCACACGCTGCAGCGCCCTTTTCACCACTTCTGGCTGCTGCTCTATATCCAGGCCAGGCCCGATGCCAATTGTTTCGAACTGCTTGAGCAGTACTTCATGGTGTGTTGCAGGCGAGTTCTCAGCCAGCATGGCGTTAAGCGTCTTCCATGGCCCTAATGGGTCATTGGACCCGGCAAGAGCAACGGCAGGTTTGTAGACGTTACGACTTTCGGGAAGTTTTACCTCGGGTTTGCCCCAGAAACTCAGGGGAGTCAGCCTGTACTGCGCCTGAAGAGCATGCACAGATGGCAGGTCATCGACGCTATCCGCCAGAGTGCGGCCAAGGATTAATATCCACGGTGTCGGGGAAGATGGCGTTACGGCAGTTACATCCCTGGGGAGATCACCATGCCAATCAGGACCAATAAGAGCATAGTTGCCTGCCCTGGAACCAATCCTCTTGCCTACGTAGGCAAAGTTGTCTGAGGTGAAGGTGTTTAGTTCAAATGTCCAGTAGCGATCCGCCGGGATCTCGGGCACGGAGAGAATAACTGGCTCTTTGCTGAGATCTACCCAGGCAATTGAGTACAGTGTGTCGTTGTTCGGGCAGCCACCGTCGCGGTATGTGGCATCTATGAGCTCAGTGGCATGCCAGAAATGGTTAACGGGAGCGTAAGGAACACGCTTTGGATCCTGCGGAAGGTTTGTCCACTTATAGCGTGTGAGAGCATTGTAAACATAAGGGAAACCGTATATGAACGCCTGCAGGCCCAGCGAGTACGCGTATTCCTCCTGCCAGTCGAAGATTACGGGAGCAGCCTGTAGCTCTGTCTGTGGCGCAGCGGCTGCCTTGGCCGCCAGGTCGTTCGTACCCTCAACCACACCCAGACCTGCCCCGATGCGTTTCAGATCCTCGGCTGTGAGGAACTGGGCTCCTGCCTTTTCGATGCCGGCTTTGATCTTCTCGGCATATTGTGGGTCTACGAACAGACCAATAGCCACTGAGCCGGGATTTAGAGCATGACCCAGATGAGTCACCTGTACGTTCAGCTCAGCCGGACTGCCTACCGGCTTGCTAGCAACGGTGATTATGTCCTCTGCGATACGTTCAGCCAGCGCGGCGATATTCATTCCAGAAGTCGAACCGATATCAATGATGTTGATGTCGACTTTGCCCTTGTCATCCTTAGCGAGAACCAGGATGTTGCTGGCGTTTACCTTCTGAAGCTGGGGACCAAGACTTTTAATCTTCTCCATAGCAGCGTCTGCAGATGCCTTGCTGGCGAAGATTCCTGCTACCAGTTGTCGCTTCTCGGTTAGCGGCTTCACCGGCTTTTCAGCGATTGCTGTCAGGCCTGCTGCAATACGCTCAGCCAGCGCGGCTACATCCCCTCCTGAAGTCGAAAAGATTCCGATGATGTTGATATTGGCTTTGTCCTTATCGTCTCCGGTTAGGATCAGGACGTTGCTGGCGTCCATCGTCTGGGGATGAAGTCCCTTTATCTTCTCCATAACGGCGTCGGTGACCTCTTTGCTGGCGAAAACGTTCGCTACCAGCTGCAGCTTCTCAGATAGAGACATATCAGCTTTTATGTCAGCTTTTGAGACTTGTGTTTCTGGATATTCTACCATTCACATACCCCATATATTTCCCTAGTAATAATAATCCCTCACCACGAATATGTAAATGGCATTATTTAAAGCGAATCGAAACTTTAACGTACTTGATTGAAATTCTGCAGTAGATGTTATAAAACTACTTGTTTACCTCTAATTTCACTAACTTTGGTATTCAAACCAAAGATTTTTCTGCCAAAACTTTAACAAGTCAAAAAAGAGAGAAAGGATAAAAGGTGAAGATAAAAGGTGAAGATAAAAAGTGAAGATAAAAGGTGAAGATAAAAAGTGAAGATAAAAGGTGAAGATGAAGAAGCAAGCAAGAAATAAAGCCCTTTTAAAACAAAGCCTTTTTACAAATCCCCGATAATCTGAAACACAATTCTTCTTACCTTTTCAATCCTGTCAAAGTTTATGTATACGATCTGTTGCCAGGTTCCAAGTGTCAATTCTTTTTCAATAAAAGGAACTGTAAGGCTCGGGCCGACAAGAAACAATCTCAAATGAGATTCACCGTTGTAATCCCCCCAGGTTTTGTGGTGGTGGTAGTCCTTATTCAGAGGAATCAGTTCCTCCAGCATTCTGAAGGTTATTAAGCTTTTTGTTAAGATATTTTAATTTAAAAAGTTGAGGGCAATTATCCAGTGTCTAAAAAGCTCTAAAAAGCCTTGTTTTCGGATCACTGTTTTAAGATATACTAAAAAGTGGATGTGCTTAACTTTTTAAAATATCTAAAATTGCTTACTTATCCACTCGTCTTTTTTGCTCTATGAACATTCTGCCTGCATGAATCTGAACAATATTTTGCATCACTTCTCTTTGCTTTAAAGGGTTGGTGGGGGAAAATTATGAAAAATATTACTTTTGAGTAGAGATCCGTGGAAAGTCACATATATTCAGTCAGCGAAAATATTATTATGAAGACCATAACCAAGCTTAGGATTCTTTATCCAATATGAACTGTTATAAGCATATTCTCATTGCTATACGCACCGACACTCACTAGCGAATCTATGTTTTTCAAGCTTGGTCAATTAGGTCAGATTATTGTACAACTGTTCCAGATAGCGGTTGCATTATTGTTGTATGAATTTTTCGAGAAGACCGATAAGGTACAGGCATCGATGATTGTCATATTCGGTCTCTTAGGAGTACCCCTTGCATTGATGGGAATACTCATTCCTGAAGCATCACACTTAGCAGAGGTGTTCTGGGGACTGTGGCTTATACCCATTGGTACGCTAGTTATCAGATCAAGAATGTTCCCAAAATGGGTGGGATATTTTTTATATATAGGATCTTTAGGATATTTAGGAGGAACAATCACATTTTTCCTTATAGGATTTGTGCCAGCCTACGTTGAGGCTTTCACAATGGGTGAGCTTATCTGGGTGCTATGGATAACCATCATAGGTGCTAAAGAAATTCAGAAGTGATTGTGAATGGAGCTTGGACTTTCGGGGATGTCCAGCAACATCAGATAGCTTCCATCCTGCAGCAAAGGCCTTCCCGGAAGATATGGCCTACAGCTGCATATGTCCTTGATATCATCTTAGAAAAATAATATCAATATACATCGTCATGATGTCCGTAATCTTCCAGGATAACAGTTTTTGTCTTTTCATCCACGATTGGCAAGATAATCTTTTATGAATGAGAATAAATCTACCATTGACTCTGCATCCTGTTTTTTTGTAGTGAAAGAAAAAGGATACAGAGTCAATAATATTTTACAGAACTTTTGGTACACTGCCGACCAAACAATGTGAATATATTCTTATTGTACTAATTTATAGCATGAAACTGCCTTCTATTACTTTCATTTTTTGCACTTCTCATTTGTTGAATTTTATGTGAGTTTCCTTGAAGTGTAACGCTCGTATTATTATATTCTATTTGTAATTATTTCCTACTTCTTGCATACGCAGTGGAATTTTAATATGAATTTTCTCACATTAATATTTTGAAAAACTTCCATTTTTTGTATAATAGTTATATTTTGAGTTAAGACTACAGGAGTTGAACATCGGATATTTGTAGATGCATACACCCTTGAAGAGGTACAAGATAAACCTGCAACTGAAACCGAGCTTGGAGTTTGGTCGATGTATGAACAGGTATCGAAGGAGAAAATGGACGAGAATTTAAATGACTGGCAAAAAAGTGAACAATTTACTGAAAAATTAGAACAGGAAGTAAATAATATAGGAATTGATATCAGTGCGCCAATTACTGAAGAAAATATAAAAAACTAGGTCACAAACTAAACGCCAGTTCAAAAGTGATATCATTACCACAGAACTCAACAGTAATGCTCACAAGAACAGATACCTTGATAAAAGTATTACTTGATGTTCCCTTATATACTCAAGAAAAACAATTTTACTGTGTTCCGGCAACTGCTAAAATGATTGCTGCATGGCATTTATATTCTTTTACCCAAGATTACATATATCAAAAAATGGGTGGGACAAATGGTGACACTACTGGAATTGGTCCTACTGCAGCATTATCTTGGTATCAGTTATCTAGGAGTGAAGGTGGATTAGGGGCAACAAGATCATACAAAACTACTACTAAGTCTTTTACTAAAGCGATAAGTGAAATTGACTATGGGAGACCATTCGCTAGTCTCACTTCAAATCATTGCCGAGCTTGTGCTGGATATTGGAGTTATACTGATAATAGTGGGGAAGACTGTCTATACATCAATGATCCAGATAGCAGTAAACTAGAGTATTGGGAAGCTGTATCAAGTAGTCCAGAAGGTATGCGCATATATGTGATTTTCTGAGTAGGAAAACTATAGAAAACTGAAATTGGTCACATATATATGAGGAGTTTAACTCCTCATTTTTTAGAAACAGATGGAGTACTATTTACAGGGTAATTACTGTATTTATTGTCTTACAGAGAGAATTTTAAGTCCAATACGATAATTTTCTACATACTGAATATATAAAAAAAAGCCTTTTTGTTAAAAAAGTTGTTTCTTAGTTTCTCTCAAAATCCAATTGTCTAATCGCGATCTAACATGAAAGATAAACACCACTCGAGGGATAAAAATGAAAAATAAAATTATATTTACAATACATATTGCCATTTTTTCGAGTTTGCTCTCATCTGTGGCTACATCCAATAAGGTATACAAGCAGCGTAATATCATGAAAGTTTCAGGAATAACCGCACTTGCGATTTTAATACTGATGGGAGTAGCAGGTGCAGCTCCATTTGCATACGTTACTAACTCCGACAGCAATAATATCTCTGTAATTGATACAGCCACAAACAAAGTCACAGCCACAGTAGATGTAGGATACCATCCTGCTGGAATTGCAGTCAATCCGGATGGAACAAAGGCATATGTGGTTAACTCATATGATGACACTGTATCTGTAATTAACACCACCAAAAATAAAGTTATAGCCACAGTGAAAGTAGGAACCTATCCTCAAAAAATTGCAGTCAGTCCGGATGGGAAAAAGGTCTATGTGACGAGTTTCAGCAACAACACTGTTTCTATTATTGACACAGAAACGGACAAGGTTACAGCCACTGTGCCTGTAGGAAACTTTCCTTCTGGAGTTGCAGTCAGTCCG
This genomic interval carries:
- a CDS encoding DUF4386 domain-containing protein — its product is MFFKLGQLGQIIVQLFQIAVALLLYEFFEKTDKVQASMIVIFGLLGVPLALMGILIPEASHLAEVFWGLWLIPIGTLVIRSRMFPKWVGYFLYIGSLGYLGGTITFFLIGFVPAYVEAFTMGELIWVLWITIIGAKEIQK
- a CDS encoding C39 family peptidase, whose amino-acid sequence is MLTRTDTLIKVLLDVPLYTQEKQFYCVPATAKMIAAWHLYSFTQDYIYQKMGGTNGDTTGIGPTAALSWYQLSRSEGGLGATRSYKTTTKSFTKAISEIDYGRPFASLTSNHCRACAGYWSYTDNSGEDCLYINDPDSSKLEYWEAVSSSPEGMRIYVIF
- a CDS encoding YjbQ family protein; this encodes MLEELIPLNKDYHHHKTWGDYNGESHLRLFLVGPSLTVPFIEKELTLGTWQQIVYINFDRIEKVRRIVFQIIGDL
- a CDS encoding DUF1254 domain-containing protein → MVEYPETQVSKADIKADMSLSEKLQLVANVFASKEVTDAVMEKIKGLHPQTMDASNVLILTGDDKDKANINIIGIFSTSGGDVAALAERIAAGLTAIAEKPVKPLTEKRQLVAGIFASKASADAAMEKIKSLGPQLQKVNASNILVLAKDDKGKVDINIIDIGSTSGMNIAALAERIAEDIITVASKPVGSPAELNVQVTHLGHALNPGSVAIGLFVDPQYAEKIKAGIEKAGAQFLTAEDLKRIGAGLGVVEGTNDLAAKAAAAPQTELQAAPVIFDWQEEYAYSLGLQAFIYGFPYVYNALTRYKWTNLPQDPKRVPYAPVNHFWHATELIDATYRDGGCPNNDTLYSIAWVDLSKEPVILSVPEIPADRYWTFELNTFTSDNFAYVGKRIGSRAGNYALIGPDWHGDLPRDVTAVTPSSPTPWILILGRTLADSVDDLPSVHALQAQYRLTPLSFWGKPEVKLPESRNVYKPAVALAGSNDPLGPWKTLNAMLAENSPATHHEVLLKQFETIGIGPGLDIEQQPEVVKRALQRVLGVGMSLLRQQFMSGVWAKFVNGWRYPPSNMGRFGDEFLLRAADQSLAGIVANDPVEAVYLVNLTDNSGEPLTSAHRYEVTFPKGHEPPVDAFWSMTVYGTDNNLIPNQINRYSIGNRNPGVKKNEDGGTTFYFQSESPGPDKESNWLPTGNGAWFTIMRMYIPHPEVVNAEWKCPPIVRVD